The nucleotide window CAAATTTTGTCGTTTTGTATCAATGAATTTAACTGATTGTAAAAcattatttagaaaaaaatgaagtgtACGTTTTTAAAAAGCTGGAGAACATgaggaattaaaaatatcattttttagaTTCACTTTATTCAAAGAATTCTAATACActtcaaatgtttttaaatatttccaacTCCAGTTTACCATTTTTACTTATTATAGATGGAGCGAAATCAACATCAAGAAAAATGACTACAGCGTTTATCCGCCATACTATGTTAGACCGGTTTATAAGAAGGAGCAGCAAGCTGCTCTCAAAGGAACTGAAGAGGCCGAACACCTAGCACATGCGCCGATTAAAGCAGCTAGAAACAATGAGACAAGTTCAGTTTTCCATGATGAGTTTCTAAGGTTgtgtgttaattttttatccatctcATCAATataagagttgaaaaaattcacaatgtTTATATGAATGCAAATAAGGCAGTCTATTGAAATTCTGTGTCTCGATAGAAttgacagtaaaaaaaaaacttgtggACAACTCcgaaaaatgaatgattttttaaaataatcatgatcgcaattttttctttctaattttGGTAGTATAAATTATCTATGAATTTATATGTACCGAAGAGATAAAAAGGCCTCTGCATAATTATAGTTTAAACATGCCTTCATTTTATGCAGACAATTTACCAACTACATTATGAAAAAGGGGAACAAGATATTGGCACGTAGATTACTGGAAAAATCATTAGAGAATGTGAAGAGGATACAGTTGGAACGATACCACAAAGCAGAGCCGCAAGATAAAGTAGGCATGGAACTAGATCCAAAAATAATCATGCACAAGGCTATTGCAAATTGTAAACCACTACTCAAACTGGAACGAATTAAAAGAGGTGGAGCCACATATCAGGTATATTAAATTCAGTTATTGCTGgataaaatgtttgaaatcCTAACTGGTTTCATTATATTTGACTAGGCTCGtgtatttaaaaagaaaaaacttaaACCTTATGATCATTATTCTGGAATGTTGAACATGAAATTTGTGGATTTGGCTCCTTTTTTCACTTAGTACTTGATGAAACTATGCGAGTTTTAGTTATAAATAGCTTAATCCAACTCGTAGAGTTTTTGGCTACATTTGCCACTTcttttgaatattcaacatttttctttaaaatgtTTATTGAACCTGAATTATTCGTTTCCTAACCCCTCAAGGTTCCAATACCAGTAACGGATAAAAATGCACAGTGGGTTGCTTCAAAGTGGATGCTTGAAGCTGCTAGAGACAAGGAAAGTAACGCGCATTTACCAGAAAAATTAGCATATGAACTTCTTGATGCATTTAATAATCAGgttcttattcttttttcaatcatttctaAGCCATCAAACCATTGCTTTCAGTTTCTCTCACACCTGTGACAAAGAATGGTCTGATTTTAGGGACGTGTTATCAAGAGGAAACAGGATTTACACAAGCAATGCGAAGCAAATCGAGCCTATGCTCATTACAGATGGAGCTAAATATTGACCATGTTAATTCCCTTCATCGTCAAgctattgtaaatttttaaacccataaaataaataatgtcaTTCACATATGAGATATATATTGATAACGTTTTCTAATCACTGATGATATCTTTTGGGAATACACAATTGAAAATGATCACGTCAAGGATCAGCTAATTGActgaatacatgtatatgacatttggcaaaaaatatttatttattctacaTACATTTTAAATACTTAGGAatacttatttttaattctaacTTTTCTTCGCTAGAGCATTATCACCAAATATTAGTTTAAATTTAGCAGGGTCTTCAATAATTGcatatttcaaattgaatttgagaGTATCCTTTGTAGAGTAACGTTGCAAGCTGTAATAAGGCAGGATGGGATTGGTAGATATCTCACTCAGAGGCAAAATATCATTTATATCCACCTCAATGTCGACTTTGGTTCCCCAAGTATTTgcatatgaaatttttacagttttttgaTCATCCATTAAGTATATCATCCCAACTCGATTTTGACCAAGGAAACCAATCATAAAAAATCCCAAACACCACATGATTcctatataaaatatacattattgttgtacaaaatatattcCAAAGCATGGAAAGGCGAGAGCCATAAtgtaagaattgaaaaaactgtgCACATTGCGTTGAACTGTTACACTAAaggaaacgaagaaaaacaaaacccAAGAAATTACCAGTTACTGCAAACACGACGGCAGTCTCTGTAGTGATGATATCTGAAATGGCAAGAACCACTGTACCAGGTATACCAGTAGCGGTTGCAATTGTTTGATACAACTTTAACCGGTTAACGATACTGGAAAGCCGTATCAACGGGTACTTGTAAATTAACTGATAATCGTGAAAACGAGTCAATGTGTTTGACTGAAAACGTACGGGTTGACTGATTTTAGCTATACAAGAAGTCACGCTCCTCAATTTATTGTATGCACCCAGTCTCagaatgaaaatcatttttagtAATTGTTTAACTGCTAACGTTTGATTTTGTCACTCATTAATTTAGCAATTTCGGTTCAGCTTATGCAATCAAACGTATCATTGTTATCTTGGATACATTTTCTCCTGCAACAAACTATTCGACCCGGCTGTTTAGGTTATGTTAAGTTAGGTTAGATTCTTCTTTCTTTAGACGCAGACTGTAGATGTATAGTATGTTCAGTCAACGATTCACAATGCTGTAAGGCTGGATAGGCTGGATACTTTTGGGCTGGATTTTCACGAGCGTGTGTAGAAACCACGTAGTTAGTTCAGTGGATctcaattacatttttatactaagaatttaaaaatctagGATTCTTaattggaatttgaaaaaatatatcaaataaAGCAGCAAGGTGAAGTAGCTGATGGCGCAATCCAACTTAAGTATTCTTCAAAATTGGTCAAATTCGACTAAAAAAATCCGAAGGGGTGTAATCTTCCTTTGTTAGCGATTTTCAGAGCCCGGAAACTTTTGCATTTGAATCGTTTTGCTggacttttttttacactaattggaccctcaggaatgACTGAATATACCTTCGGCCAACGTATTTTATTCGGCTCGAAGTCGCTGGAAAATTTCAGTTGACGCCTGACGCCGCGTGTcatggcaatttttcaaatatccgaCCGTGTTGTGCGCAACTCACATGAAACTTCCGACCGGTCGAAAATTGTTTCCCAGCCCAGCGCGATGTCAGTCGCTTCCGAGCAGCCGTAGTGAAACAACGCATTCCGCAAATCGAGAATTCAAATCGCCTTGTACAGGCTTCGACTGTTCGAGACATGGTCAAGCGCCGATACCttatggttaaaaaaaaggtTGTTAGCGTTATCCGATCAGTGTATTCCCACGAAACTCATTGTGATTAATATCCGAACAGCAGCGTATGGCCCATAAAAGAACCAAGTTACTGAATTAAAAACAGCCTGCGACATCGAAGGTGAGTTTCGtatctcaaattttcattattttgtgCAACTTCAGTCTTAAGCGATTTCGACCCTCGACTCTCTGCGTCGGCTGTCATTTGTTATTGTTTGCGCGGCTGATTTTCGGTAAGTGCGTAGTTGCATTGTTAGTAAGTTTGATTCAGTCCGTTTAGGCAGCTAGCTACAGCATAAAAAGTGCGAATGGGCTTGGAATCAAGTGTTATTATTACGCTGCATAGTCACAAGCGCTTTGTGACAACAAAATGCCCTGATAATCTTCcgttgtggtttttttttttacatcattctGGAAAAACAGGCCTTGCAGGACGTGACCTTCGTGTGAGTTGTGTCTTGAATTTGGATTCGCAGATCGCGTCTCTCACGTGAACATACGTTcgtgaaatcaaaattttattgcgTTGCGGATTTTGGCGTCGTTTCTTATGTAACAAAAAACTGTAAGCGATTACGTCTGATTCCGATTTTTTTCCTGAGGATCAATCGACAGAAGAATCCTGCGTTTCGTAATACTTTGTTaccatttaaaaaaagttaacGCATCACGGCGTTAATAATcgtttcgaaatttcgattGAATCTAAATCGTAAACTGTTATTGATTCCTCACACAGTTCTGTTCGTAAATTAGGAgtcatttttcgaattttcgatcgggataaaaagtttgatattttaaccGAAAAAGGCGTAGAGAAATGTTCCAGGTCGTATtggaaagtagaaaaaatcCGATTCATTATCggtatttacaaaattctcTACAACGTTTTTAGCACTTACTACTTAATGTTGAACATGTTGTTTTTACACgatttttatactttaatAAAGTCGCCCGTAACTTTTTGGGAAATAGCAAaaggaattttttctcacaaggATTTTCAAAGGGGTGAGACTCAGTTttgattcatttattttttctacgattgcgatttttttcctcaaagttATGCAACTTTTTGTACAGTAGTTCAGTTTTTGGAAAATCCATCATAAATCAAGAACTACGggatttaaaattcaatatcaaggatgaaaaaagttctattatattttatgttaAATGGGTCAgaattttctttgaattctGTTTTTTACGACAATTCCTGGCTGAAATTCCGTAAGTCGTCTTATCAATTCTATTGCTCAATAGCTACTCTTCATTAAATAAAAAGTTCGCAAGTTTCGATCATCATATTTTATTGATcaataaacaataataacaatcaatAGACGATTGACTGAATTTCGACCAggaatgtatataaaaaaaatttgaaaaaaacactgaactattcaaaataaaataatacaactttttttctcccttaaaatttaatcttagACCTCACAGTTCTCGAATTATGATGGATTTTGCGGCAACTATACAAAAAGTTacattaaaaagaaaatcgaaattgAAGCTGATTTTTGCCCGTTTGAAAGTCCTTCTCAGAAAAAATTCCTATGGCTATTTCCCAAAAAATTACGCGTGATTTTATGAAAGTatgaaaatcaagaaaaaacaACATGTTTAACATCACCTAGTGAATGCTAAAATGGTAGTAAAGAATTTTGCACAAAATGATAATGAAGCTGATTCTTTCTACTTCCAAACGCGATCTGGAACATTTCTCTGAGCTTTTTCTTGGCTGAGACATCTAACTTTTTGTCCCGATCGATAATTGGGAAAGTGATCCCGAACTTATGAACGGTATTGTACCTAATATGTTCTGGATAACTATAGTGAACTATGAATGCTGTTCAAATCGTTATTAAAGATACATTAAGTACTAACAAAATATCGTGTTATCTTACCTGATTGCAGAAAGAAGCTTCAACAACTTTGATTGACATTAGTGATTACTTAGATTGCAAGTCTCTGTCAATAAATCTTGGAAGACGTCACTCGGTAGCGGAACTGACGAATTTATTACAGAAAAACAACAGGTATAAAACAATCCCAATCATTTCTCACTTGTTTGTGCATATAATCAATAAGATTTTCAAAGCTTGGCATAAATAATTAGCTACAAAATCAAGTATATGGTTGTTGACTTAAATCATATATTAACCAAAATGTTGTGGTTTTGTCCTTCACCTGATTACAGAATTGAACTACTGCAAGAATGATCGAGGTTAACTAGTATCCGCATTAAGTGACCTCAGTAATATACCTATGttgtaaaacaaaatacagAAGCTGGACAGGTTGCGATTTTGTAAAAGATTAGAAAACAGGTACATATTTGAgattattcttttttacacttttcgGCTATTTTCAGTCTGAGAAATTTGTCAGTTAGTCAAATTTGATTGGTTTTAATCCTTCATTATATTTACACTATTATACTACATTATTAACCACaaaatggtaatttttcaacatcttgtataattattttgcaaaaCAAATACTAATGAAATGTACTTATTT belongs to Neodiprion lecontei isolate iyNeoLeco1 chromosome 5, iyNeoLeco1.1, whole genome shotgun sequence and includes:
- the LOC107219172 gene encoding 28S ribosomal protein S7, mitochondrial, with the protein product MAALKMFHSRQFAAATVRSLLSINRWSEINIKKNDYSVYPPYYVRPVYKKEQQAALKGTEEAEHLAHAPIKAARNNETSSVFHDEFLRQFTNYIMKKGNKILARRLLEKSLENVKRIQLERYHKAEPQDKVGMELDPKIIMHKAIANCKPLLKLERIKRGGATYQVPIPVTDKNAQWVASKWMLEAARDKESNAHLPEKLAYELLDAFNNQNGLILGTCYQEETGFTQAMRSKSSLCSLQMELNIDHVNSLHRQAIVNF
- the LOC107219173 gene encoding transmembrane protein 186; amino-acid sequence: MIFILRLGAYNKLRSVTSCIAKISQPVRFQSNTLTRFHDYQLIYKYPLIRLSSIVNRLKLYQTIATATGIPGTVVLAISDIITTETAVVFAVTGIMWCLGFFMIGFLGQNRVGMIYLMDDQKTVKISYANTWGTKVDIEVDINDILPLSEISTNPILPYYSLQRYSTKDTLKFNLKYAIIEDPAKFKLIFGDNALAKKS